The Vigna angularis cultivar LongXiaoDou No.4 chromosome 6, ASM1680809v1, whole genome shotgun sequence genome contains the following window.
CCGAGCCTAAGAAGGAGGCCGATAAGCCCAAGCCCGAACCCGAGAAAAAGAAAGACGCGGAGAAACCTAAAGCCGACGCTCCTAAACAAGAAGCCGGTAAGCCCAAGGCCGAGCCCGAGAAGAAGAAAGACGGCGGCGAGAAGCCCAAGTCTGAGCctgagaaaaagaaagacgCGGAAAAGCCTAAAGCAGAGGCTCCCAAAAAGGAAGCCGAAAAACCCAAGGAAGCGGAAAAGCCCAAAGACAAGCCGGCACCTGCTGCGTTACCCGTTCAGCCACATATAGCACCACCGATGGCGGTTCCAATTGGGATGCTCTATGCTCCTGCTCCCTGCTATGAAGGTAGGCCCGTTGGGCCTTTCTACGAATACGGTGGGCCCATGAACTATTACGACGGGTACTATGCAAGGCCCGTTTATGACAGTTACGGTGGTGGCAGGCCCTCTTATTTGAACAACCGTGGTGAGCAATATTTCAGCGACGAGAACCCTTCAGGTTGCACAATCATGTGATTGCATTATTGGCTCTGTAAATGATGGTGCCCTTTCACTTCGTCTCCGTTTCATCATGTTGAactatttctttgtttttcttgattaaAATTCAAAGGTGTTAGAGGGAGGGGAAAAAAATAAGggatatttaattaaatgttataaatgCTATACTACCAACATGTTTTGTTCTACGTTTGATGAGTTAATAAAATAAGGTTTCTTTACCAACAAGGAATCTGTCTCTGGAAGTGGATTTGccttttgaaattgattttccTCGAAGTGAATAACTTTCTAACCAATATCACCCACCACTAGTACTTTTTAGGTGGGTAAGGTCATAATAAAGACGCGATTACAcgatttattttttttcgtacatttttttaataattgatagATAAAACAAACACCTACACTAGATAAGTTGTTGTAgtttattacattatatatgCTTTTCCTATgagatttattagttttttcttttctgttgttGTTGTCGATAAGCTTTTAGTAGTTAGTGATAAATGATGAATGACCTGTGAAGATAATGATGACAAATTGACAACCatatctcttttttttccttGCCCTTTTCCCGTCTGATTAGATCCATGAACCTAAACATAATTTGAATGAGTACAACCAGATACTGAAAAGATGCATACAACTTTgttcacacacaaaaaaaaggtTTTGAGGGTATCATTACAATACACATAAAAAGGTTTTGTTAACGTGATTTGCTTTCTCGATCAACCTCAAAAAAATGAATGTAGAATGATGATAAACCTAAGTGGGAGTTACAAATATGAAGGAAATGAAATGTAGAATATTCCACGGCAAGAGCAGTAGCAATCGGGTGGGGGAAAAGGGGTCCTGAATTAATCGCATGATGCATGATGAGGTAATATAAgtatgaataaataataaataatgggTAAAAGGAGCACCCACCATGAAGAACCAAATCTCAATTATAGGGTGATCTTAATGTTTAAGCATCATGATTATTTCTTTGTAAATTCTTTCGAAGCTACGATGCCACCAAAATTTGTCAGTTTCTTCAACCTGCATCATCACATGCTTTGGACAGATATGTTCACAAAAAATTAGTATTACTAAATAGATGTAAAGTAGTGCTTAGAGATACGAACACCATGTGATCACACATAATCACAAGTCCACAGAGCCATAACCAAGAATCGTGTCGGCACCGTCACGTTGTTCACATCACAGCAATTATCGTTCAAATGTTGTAGTGTGATAATGACGTAGGCAGAGTTTGATAGTATTTTACTTCTTGAAAATCAGTTTATCAAAAgtgaaaataagaatatttaacatttatttttttaagttatttaatttaatgaagtttATTTCCACAATTTTACATATTAAGAAACACTGgtattagtttaaaaattaaatatattatggaataaataaattatttttattcattaaaatatttgtttaatttaatttgatagtTTAGAAACTATGTATATTACATAAACTCAACTAGAGGTGTCATAAATTTCACTTGTGGATAAATTTATctttagacaaaaaaaatccatcacaaaagttttttattttaagtaagttaaaatgaagattaaaatgaatttagtttgtttttaaccgattaattttgtgtttttgtccTTTATAGACTCATTATCTTTTATGGGTGAGGACACTTTATTCTGAAGAACCTATCTTTTAAACGttactttttattttcgttttgaagaacttgtttgttgttttttttgttgaacttgtttgttgtttttaattgttgaatttgtttgtttttgtttcgttaaacttgtttgttgttgtttgatttgaaCTTGTTTATGGTTTGTTATTGAtactatataaaatatcaaaaactgaaatttattgtttttctacttttcaagTCAGTcttgtagagttgtaaaaaagataattcattaaaaaaataaaaaaaattgattaacgctgaatattgacaaaattcgacatCAATTTAAGGTCTCGTGATATGATGTCGACCTCAAATTCGACATAAAAGGCCCAAAAACAATAACGTTATACGATTTTGTTACTAGtgattaatttattgttttgagGTTTCAGCTAGAGAGTGATATCAATCATTTACATGGTAAAACTCAGTTCTCAGTGATGGTATTATGTCTTCTTGGTGAATCTCCTTTTGGTTAAACCTAACAAACTAATCCAAGTTAAAGATGAAGACGAAATTTTCTAAACTAAATATTGTAActcaactaaaatttattatatttaaaggataaaaaacttaaaaaaaaaactatatttgaaGGATGTTTCTCGTTAATTCACGTTACAAGAAAGTCTAGGTGAGAGAATTTAATCAACAACTATATAGACACCTTGTACAAATTGATAAAATTGTGGCTTAATTTTTTTGGAAGAgataaaatatgtgaaagttATATTTGTTATGTAAATTCCTCCTTCACACTTTAATCAAATatcacttaaaagaaaaatcatgatcttaaaattctaaaaaattgcACATATGGTATTTAGAAGACTTCAAATTGTCTGCAAATACAACATCCAATGTGAATATGCCACTGTAACAAGAGCAACAAAATactaatatgaaataaaatacattttaaaaactatagtaataaatataataaaaatataaataattgcgAACTTTGATATCACATCGAGAAATTtgtaattatgaaaattatcttttaataaactaattcataagaaaaaagttctcaaattaaaataaacacaaatgtaaaaacaatttataaatgtAAGTAAATTATGTGTATTTAATTTCACTAATTGAAAGTCTCCCGTCaattatataaaactaatttataatatttaaataaatacaaattttatcttataaattaattttgattaaatttaaaatttatttattaatgtgatatttttgaatttattatttcatctgTTATAAGtgattttataagatttaattaaattaaatttgtattttttaacaaaaataaaaataattaatagtttttaaattaccataatattttattaatcaattaagttAATGTTTCAATATATGGATTATTTATCGATCTGCGTGTCATCCTCAAGCTGGGCAATGCTATAATATTCTTTACATTGTTCCGATTTTATTAGATGTTCCCGAAAAGATAAACATTCAGTGTAGTTTGGAGTACATATTCTCTCCAGAATTTGTCATATTCATTAATCTCCAAGTGTTTTTGCCAGAAGCCCACGTTCACGTTTTcaactaaaacaaataaaactatgCCCCTTTCTTCATTTCTAACCATGCTTACATTACAACATAAATCTAATGCATTTATTCAACCATATTTTTATGCTTcgatttaataaaaataaattatcttttataattacatgatctatttatttatttttaaatcttgtatatttttataagtttagttaagttttaaatctctcataactttaattatttttaattaaatatctattttttttaattggatattacaaaattttatattttaaattgagtatttaGAGTTTGGTTATCTTAACAAAGCAATtcttaataataatgttaagaAATATAACAAATTCGTTAtctaacatatttttgtaaaaactataaaaatcattaaattattgTACTTTagttacaatattatttttgtattaatcactgtttagtatttataaataaacaattaaaacgAGACAAAATAAGCCAACtgcttaataaaaaaaaatcaaactttacaattaaaaatatagaatttttgAATAATCAATTAGTAAAATTTATCGAAAACTCAATTAACTTAATGCAACAAATCTCTAATTCTAACTAACAAAAGtaattcaactttttaaaattaaaataacatcaatccaagttgtaaaaataaaaagtcaaaacaaatcttaaaaaaaatgaactggCAGACATTTATTTTAgccacttaaaaaaatattttatcctactttaaactattttatatttaattgatataatcTATGCAATTTATTGAAGTTTATCGATAAGTTATTAGAtgacatttttgttttcatttttaaatatattaggTTAAACAGTAATATATTCGATCTCGTCCCTGCTAACACTCCAAGCGCGCAAAAGATACAGCCATTGTTGACAGGCCATGACATTCGCGCAAACACTTCTCTGTATCTGAATAACCAAGCAGAATGGCTTCACATTTTTGCATCTCTCACTCTTTTCTTTTCCATAATCATCAATCTTTTCCCTCTGCATTctctgtttcttcttcttcttcattttctctgcACAATTTTCTATTCTCAAACGTCACCTACGAACGCTTCACGCTTATCTCCAAAGCCTCTCTCCACCACCCTCACGCCCACGCGCCAAACCAAGACGCTGTTTCTCGCGACCCAGATACAAATTCCTCGTCTTTATCCAAAAGCCGCGTTTGGGTTAATCCCAGCAACCCTCGAGCCAAACACATCCGAACCAAATCGTCGAGCTCCAGGTACATTTACCTCACCAGACTCGCCGAGTCATTGAACTCGTGCACTCCCACCGCGCAACACGTATCCACAATTTTGAAGGGTCTAAGAGACAATGTTTCAGAAAGTGACGCTGTGTTCATTCTTGACAAGATGGTGAATTCTGTTACCGCGCCCTTTGTTCTCAGGTACTTCCTGGACAAGATTAAACCCTATGGAGACACCGAGGTGATTCTCTTTAACATCACCCTGAAGGCGTTTAGGAAGTCTAGGGATTTTGAAGGCGCAGAGAAGCTGTTCGATGAAATGATTCAACGAGGGGTTAAACCTGATAACATTACATTTTCGACTTTGATTAACTCTGCTAGGATGTGTTCCTTGCCCAATAAAGCCGTGGAATGGTTTGAAAAGCTTCCGAGTTTCGGGTGTGAACCCGATGCCATGGTGTACTCGGCTATGGTGTCTGCTTATGCGCAAACTAATAATGTTGATATGGCTTTGAGCTTGTATGATCGTGCAAAAGCTGAGAGATGGACCCTTGATGCATCGACATTCTCATCGTTGATTAAGATGCATGGCGTGTTAGGGAAGTACGATGAGGGCTTGAGAATCTTCGAGGAAATGAAGGCTCTTGGCGTGAAGCCTAGCGTGGTGACATACAACACACTGCTGGGTGGCTTGTTCAGGGCTAGGAGGTCATGGCAggccaaaaatatatataaagagatgGTAACTGATGGGGTTTTGCCGGATTTTATaacctattctactcttttGCGAATTTATGCTGCAGCACAATATAGTGACGGTGCTTTCGGTGTTTATGAGGAAATGAAGGGGCATGGAATGGATTTGAGTGTGGATCTCTATAACAGGCTCTTGGCTATGTGTGCTAATGTTGGTTGCATAGATGAAGCTGTTGAAATTTTTGAAGACATGAAAAGTTCGGGGACTTGTCAGCCTAATAGcttatcattttcatctttaattACTGTATTTTCCTGCAATGGGATGGTTTCAGAAGCAGAAGgattgttgaatgaaatggtCCAGTCTGGATTTCAGCCTACTATTTATGTTCTGACCTCACTTGTCCAGTGCTATGGGAAAGCTAAGCGAATTGATGATGTTGTGAAGATTTTTAAGCAACTCGTGGATTTGGACATTGTTCCCGATGTTCAATTTTGTTGTTGTCTTCTGAATGTTATGACTCAAACCCCAAAAGAAGAGCTTGGTAAGATAATAGAGTGCATTGAGAAGGCTAATACACAGCTTGGTTCTGTAATAAGATATTTGGTGGAAGAGAAGGAGGATGATGGAAATTTTAGAAAGGAAATATCAGAACTTCTTTATTCAATTGATGATAAAGTAAAGAAGCCCTTATGCAATTGTCTAATTGATCTTTGTGTCCGTCTGAATGAGCCGAACAGAGCACGTGACCTTCTGGACTTAGGATTGAAGCTTgagatatataaaaatttacaatcCAGATCTCAAAATCAGTGGTCTTTACATTTAAAGAAACTCTCAGTTGGGGCTGCTATGACCGCATTAAATGTTTGGATAAATGACTTGTCTAAGGCATTGGAATCAGGGGAAGACCTTCCACCTCTACTTGGAGTTAACACTGGGTACGGAAAACACAAATATGTTTCAGATAAAGGTTTGGCTAGTGTATGTGAATCACATTTGAGGGAACTCAATGCTCCATTCCATGAGGCTCCAGATAAGGCTGGCTGGTTTTTGGTTACAAAGGATGCAGCCAAATCATGGCTGGAGTATAGGAGTTCAACTGAATCAATTGCTGATTTGAACTTTCAGGTTTCAGGTGGTTCAACATTGGCCGTTCAGTATGGATAATGTCTGTTTTAATAACGACATGCTTTTTTATTCTCCTTCAAGGGAAATTTTTAATTAGTAGATTCAATATAtgcatatttattaaaatttcagttATCTTGTAAAGTAACCGAGGACCTAATACTAGGCTAGATCTCTTTGCAGCTGTTCCATGGTCTAGGGAGTTGCATATTTGTTATATCATGTCCTTAATCTTCCTTTTTATTTGTTCTACGTTTGTATTTTTTGATGTTGCCATCATTTGCAAACTAAATCCAAATACTTCAATCGGAGTCATCATTGCTCCAAAATCTAAATATCCATAGATGACACTCTATACTTGAAATGTTTGACTAAGAATTCTTATAACCTCTTTTATTTGGGCCAAATGCATTTGATAGTTATTGTTAGACTTCAGGGCGTTGTAGGAGTACAGTGTAAAATGTTTCTCACCTCTAATACTGTAGGAAGAATGTTATAACTTTCTTGGTTTGTGCCATCCCATGTTGGCAGTTCCTTAATGCATctctatatatttctttttgcaCCCTCATAAATTATTGTATCTCATATTGTTTAATctagaatataaattttgtattataaaatatataatttagaaagcATTTTCAAtttggtattttaaaatatacaattagaatataaatatcttttgaattatataatttaaaacatgttttttaatgtataatctaaatataaaatattgtattcCTGGTCGTGATGTGATATGCagattaatgtttttatttctttgcttAGTACATTAGTAGGTACTTTAATTATTGTGTTTGGAAACTATccctaaattaaaaaaatgtaattagaCCGTAATTTTTACACCTCTTGTATTTGGAGCTTTGAAGTCAgtaaaactataataaattgtttttatataaactaattccagagattaaattaaaaaatatagaagatCAGTGCCTTTATTTACAGTTTTGTTAGCTTAAGAACATATTAGCTCTTAATATCTCTTTATGGCATAACTGTGTGTAATTTTGTGAAGTTGAATCCATTCTTGGTGTTATCCAAATAGCCTATAAAAAGGCTTGATTGCcatgctatttttttttaaatagtgaAGAAATTAGTGCattaaaatacatttgaaaATTGTAATGCGGAACTAGTGTTTTAAAATGGTAATTCATTATTAAGTCAATTTTCAGGAAAAAAAGATGTAACAGGTCCAATTCtttattaaatcttttttaaagACCGAGCAGAAACCGAATTTAAATATGGTATGACAAAGTTTCTATGTATTACAAAAAGTTACTTAATAATtactctttaaaaatatattaaaagactAACATATCCTTCACTGTAAGCAAAATCATGTTTGGGCGAAATGAATAAGTTTAAATCCAATTTGAGTCAAttatttaaggttaaaggtttataaatatatctaaaatcCAAAAGGGCTACTTAAGAAAACACTTTCTAATTTGGCttccttttgtttttgtccACCAATTTTATTGGGTTGTGTTGCGCTTTTTCTTTATTCCTGTAGTTCAGCGTTACTTCCTCTACCATCACACCTAACTTCCTACACCTCGCCATTCCTTTTTTGTccctataaaatatttaatctccattccttttttttccctataaaatatttaatttgtgatggttaaaacatatttttcttaaacgGATATAGTTATCCGTAGAACATTTAAACATTTAAACGGGTCTCATAGATACCTTAAACGGATATCGGTATCTATTcctcttttcctcttttttttctcatttcttaAGCACACTGTCTGGGGTTCTAATAGATGTCGCCCAATTAACAGCAAATCCACCACCCACTGTTGACCCTGCCAGAATTACTATTTTTCCATCCTAAGGTGCAAAAGTTCCTCGTAATTCATAAAGCTCATTCAAAAAAGCCCTTCCAAATAAGAACAATCACCGGAGGCATAATAGTTACCCTTCTCAAGAACAAGCACCTTGAAGCCTGAACTTGCTGAATAGCAGCTACAACTCCTCCCCACACCTTGAAAAAATTAGATTATACAAACTTTTCTGCTTCATCTAGAATCTTGTTGGTATCGGTGGTTATTTGGCATTTCTTCAATTTGAAGAGTGCCAAAACAcattctatttttttcattttctttatcagTCTTTCCAAAAGATTTGTATTTGATACTTGAGGAAAAGACCCAAGctgaaaaaatttaacataaatataaaagattagtGGTAACAAGAAAAACAATGTGTAAATCTAGTATCATAGTTTGCTTGAATCAATCACCAACCTGTTGAAGCGCCCTATTCATCTCTAGGTAAGAGacataaacttttgaaaaaatagGCACTATTCATCTTTTGAATCTGCAATTAAAAGTACCAATATACAGTTACAAAAAATGTATATCTTTTACGGTGCACgttagaaaattttcaaaaatcatGGAATATGCATTCAATATCAAGGTAGAAGgaaaagaaagtgaagagaaaCAACTTCTTCATTACCTGTTGGTAAACCTGCTCCTTCCAATCCACATTTGCAGATTTTCCAGTTTATGAAATAGAATAGGTAAACATGATCATTAAACCTACAAAAAATCACACATGTTGGTGCAAGTATATTATTGGGAGTTGATGGGAGTAGGTTATGAAAAATTTCCATGGGAGCGTCAAATAGAGGAAGCATTACACATCTTAATACCTTGAGCAGGGAAGACTTCCCCTGAGGCATTAGAGTTTGAGAGACAAGGTTTGGATTCAGCATTCATTGGTTGTGAAAATAGTTCCTTTGTCTTTTTAGATAACCAATAACAGTACTCAGCCTGCAAATAGGTGCAGACCATGAAGTCGATAAGACTATTATGGTTTTCAAAACGAATTTCAGCTCATATCTTTCCAGTTGTTGAACAAGCCCAGATGTAGAAGGTCCATCACTTTGAAAATGCAGCTGAACAAGAGAGcaaaaaattaaggttttaagaaaaaattaaaaaaggtaaaggataaaagtaaaaaaaggtatttttagaattaaaaaaaattgaggaggtagtgtgtggtggtggaggaagtaaCGCTCCCTGTAGTTTCGTGATAACTGCACGGGGCTTTCTTCCAGCCCAATGTTTTTCTTCATGCACCCCAAATTTCTCTTCGGTGTCCATTATAGTtctacaaattatatatataaattaattaattaattagataaACAGTAATTACTGTTTTCATATCCGTATTTACTCTTTTGCTATATTTACTCAGCACCCACAAGTCACCAAtttcatttcttctctttttctcgaatttcaaaatttgattttagatatttttttttagattttgaaatctggttttagattttcaaaaaatggattttaaaattGGGAGTCTCCTAGATTTTTGACTTCTGAGGTTTTTGTTTTTGGGTTTCAAAATTAGGTTCTTGAAATGTTCTGGATTTCAAAAGCTGATtatagattttataaaaattcaaatttggtTCTAGATGTttgaaaattggattttgaaatcgGTTCTTGATTTTTCTGGATTTCGAAATATGATTTTTgagtttttcatatttcaaaatctaattttggaactttttatattttgaaattcaattataattttttttttagattttgaaatggaatttttccaatttcaaaatccgattttagatttttttggactccaaaatctgattttggattttatcatattttgaaatcaagttacgagttttcaaaatttggatttcaaaatttgcttttggattttcttggattttaaaatctgatttttgaGTTTCTCAGACATTGAAATCCAGTTTCAGAATTTTtcgaattttgaaaatttattgtgtatattttcctaattttgaaatttggttcaaaatttttataatttagttctGTATTTTCGAAATTCAGTTCTGATTTTTTCTGAATTTGGAAATctagtttttgatttttttttctagcgAATGAACGAGAACAAAAAGAGAAACGAGGTGCAAAGATGAGATGCAAATGAGAGGAAGGAGATGCAGCTGAAGAATGAGGCACAAATGATGTGCAGTAGCAGCGCTGAAGGGTctcaaataacattttaaagcTTAATCAAAGTCATCACTGTTACAGACGTTGTATTTTTACTGCACTTccaattacaattattattcaTTGCCGCTGCACTCTTTAAGAGGAAGAATAATAGAGAAAGAGTAAAACATTGAGTTTGGTGAGAAGTTTATTCCAAAAGACATTATATATTTTCTGAaaagtattttgaaaaattctattttgaatttcattccatatattttaaataaattatttcagaAAACATATcacatgttttaaaaaatttattctagaaaagtttaattttgaaaaagttgttaattctaaaatacatttattcTAGAAATCCTCCCctaaaaattttattccaaaacggtgatataattttttttttaaatatgggGTTGCAGATAGAAATTATGGGAGGGAGGAAGAAAAAACCACTGTTAGATTCTATTAACTGTCTGGAACAGTTATGTGGTATCGGAATCTCATGCCGAGACAATAACCGAAAATGGCTCATCCTCACCCTCTTTGCTCTTCCCGTTGTTCCACTTATTCCTTCTCATTCCATTCTGGCAAACCCTTCATTATCATTCCTTCTCGTTCCAAAACTCTTCTCCCCGCCCCACCACGCTTCTCCTCTGCACAACCCTTCAACACTCTACGAGACGCAAAACTCGATGACCCAGCTGCAAAGTCTTCGTCTTTATCCAAAAATTCCATCTGGGTCAATCCCAAAAGCTCCAGAGCCAAACAACGTTGGAAGATTTCACCTCAGACCAGGTCATCATTTCTCTCCAAACTCGCCAAGTCTCTGGACTCGTGCAACCCTACCAACGAACATGTCTCTCAAATCCTCGATGTCTTAGGGGACAACATTCTCGAACGCGATGCTGTGTTTATTCTCAATGTTATGGTCAATCCCACTACTGCACTCCTCGCTCTTGGGCACTTCCAGCAAAAGATTAACCCCGCAAAACACGTTGTTCTTTACAACGTTACTCTGAAGGTGTTTAGGGAGGTTAGGGATTTTGAAGGTATAGAGAagctgtttgatgaaatgcttCAAAGAGGAGTCAACCCTAATATCATTACGTTTTCAACTATAATTACCTCTGCTACCATGTGTTCTTTGCCGCGCAAGGCTGTGGAGTGGTTTGAGAAAATGCATTCCTTCGGGGTTGAACCTGATAACAGTATATTCCTCTTTATGATTCGTGCTTATGCAAGTAGCGGTAATGCGGAAATGGCTATGAAACTCTACTATCGTGCAAAAGCAGAGAAATGGCGCGTTGACACGGGAGTGTTCTCGGCATTGATTAAGACGTGTGGGATATCGGAGAATTTTGATGGATGTCTGAGTGTTTACAATGATATGAAGGTTCTTGGTGTCAAGCCTAGCATGGTAACTTATAACACGCTGTTGTATGCCATGGGGAGAGGGAGGAGGGCCTTGGATGCAAAGGCTATATATGAGGATATGTTAAATAGTGGATTTTCACCAAGTTGGGCTACCTATGCGGCTCTTTTACAAGCCTATTGTAAAGCACGTTTTCGTGAGGATGCGCTGGGAGTTTACAGGGAAATGAAGGAAAAGGGAATGGATGTGGATGCAGTTCTTTATAACTTGCTCTTTGACATGTGTGCTGATGTTGGTTGCTTGGACGAAGCTTCTGAAATCTTTGAAGACATGAAAAGTTCGGGGACTTGCCAACCAGACAATTTGACATACGCGTGCTTGATCAACATGTACAGTTCTCATCTTAAACACAGCGATTCTTTGGAGTCGAGCAATCCATGGGAGCAACAGGTCTCCACGATTTTGAAGGGTATAGTGGGCAAGATTTCAGAAAGAGATGCTATATTTATTCTCAGTAAGATGGTGGATCCCAACACTGCCTTATTTGTTCTTAGATATTTCCATAGCAAGATTAATTTC
Protein-coding sequences here:
- the LOC108341771 gene encoding pollen-specific leucine-rich repeat extensin-like protein 1 — translated: MAEKVTIMKLKVDLECGKCCKKVKKVLAKYPQIRDQKYDEKANMVFITVVCCSPEKIRDKLCYKGGGSIKSIEILDLPKPKPAEPKKEADKPKPEPEKKKDAEKPKADAPKQEAGKPKAEPEKKKDGGEKPKSEPEKKKDAEKPKAEAPKKEAEKPKEAEKPKDKPAPAALPVQPHIAPPMAVPIGMLYAPAPCYEGRPVGPFYEYGGPMNYYDGYYARPVYDSYGGGRPSYLNNRGEQYFSDENPSGCTIM
- the LOC108341809 gene encoding pentatricopeptide repeat-containing protein At4g16390, chloroplastic; its protein translation is MASHFCISHSFLFHNHQSFPSAFSVSSSSSFSLHNFLFSNVTYERFTLISKASLHHPHAHAPNQDAVSRDPDTNSSSLSKSRVWVNPSNPRAKHIRTKSSSSRYIYLTRLAESLNSCTPTAQHVSTILKGLRDNVSESDAVFILDKMVNSVTAPFVLRYFLDKIKPYGDTEVILFNITLKAFRKSRDFEGAEKLFDEMIQRGVKPDNITFSTLINSARMCSLPNKAVEWFEKLPSFGCEPDAMVYSAMVSAYAQTNNVDMALSLYDRAKAERWTLDASTFSSLIKMHGVLGKYDEGLRIFEEMKALGVKPSVVTYNTLLGGLFRARRSWQAKNIYKEMVTDGVLPDFITYSTLLRIYAAAQYSDGAFGVYEEMKGHGMDLSVDLYNRLLAMCANVGCIDEAVEIFEDMKSSGTCQPNSLSFSSLITVFSCNGMVSEAEGLLNEMVQSGFQPTIYVLTSLVQCYGKAKRIDDVVKIFKQLVDLDIVPDVQFCCCLLNVMTQTPKEELGKIIECIEKANTQLGSVIRYLVEEKEDDGNFRKEISELLYSIDDKVKKPLCNCLIDLCVRLNEPNRARDLLDLGLKLEIYKNLQSRSQNQWSLHLKKLSVGAAMTALNVWINDLSKALESGEDLPPLLGVNTGYGKHKYVSDKGLASVCESHLRELNAPFHEAPDKAGWFLVTKDAAKSWLEYRSSTESIADLNFQVSGGSTLAVQYG